One genomic region from Siniperca chuatsi isolate FFG_IHB_CAS linkage group LG18, ASM2008510v1, whole genome shotgun sequence encodes:
- the ptpa gene encoding serine/threonine-protein phosphatase 2A activator isoform X2 has translation MAETEQQSGSTPEDEAPEVTASDTFMVPKKEISMVPDMGKWKRSQAYADYMGFVLTLNEGVKGKKLTCEYKVSETVEKLLDLLGTLDRWINETPPVDQPSRFGNKAYRTWYTKLDQEAEALVSGLLPADRCAAAPEIAVYLKESVGNATRIDYGTGHEAAFAAFLCCLCKVGALRVDDQLAIIFKVFNRYLSVMRKLQRTYRMEPAGSQGVWGLDDFQFLPFIWGSSQFIDHPTLEPRHFIDERVVNEYHQDYMFLDCIKFINECLEKFPVIQHFKFGSLLSIQPTKP, from the exons ATGGCGGAAACAGAACAGCAGTCAG GATCCACCCCTGAGGATGAAGCACCTGAAGTCACAGCCAGCGACACCTTCATGGTACCCAAGAAAGAAATCAGTATGGTGCCTGACATGGGCAAGTGGAAGCGATCTCAA GCGTATGCTGACTACATGGGCTTCGTTCTGACACTGAATGAAGGTGTGAAGGGAAAGAAGCTCACATGTGAATATAAGGTGTCAGAG ACAGTGGAGAAGTTACTAGATCTTTTGGGGACTCTGGACCGATGGATCAACGAGACCCCTCCTGTTGACCAGCCATCACGCTTTGGTAATAAGGCCTACAGAACCTGGTACACCAAATTAGACCAG gaagcAGAGGCCTTGGTGTCAGGACTGCTCCCTGCTGACAGATGTGCTGCAGCTCCAGAGATAGCTGTCTATCTGAAAGAGTCTGTGGGGAATGCCACCAGGATAGACTATGGAACAg GTCATGAAGCTGCTTTTGCTGCGttcctctgctgtctctgtaaGGTTGGAGCTCTCAGGGTAGATGATCAGCTGGCTATcatttttaaggtttttaacAG GTATCTCTCAGTGATGCGGAAGCTGCAGAGGACCTACAGAATGGAGCCAGCTGGAAGCCAAGGTGTGTGGGGCCTGGATGACTTCCAGTTTCTACCCTTCATCTGGGGAAGCTCCCAGTTTATAG ATCACCCAACACTGGAGCCTCGGCACTTTATCGATGAGAGGGTGGTGAACGAGTATCACCAAGACTACATGTTTCTGGATTGCATCAAGTTCATAAATGAG
- the crata gene encoding carnitine O-acetyltransferase — translation MWGICSRTVVKVGMAKPCGLMKPCHLVKPVSATRVSGRYLTHQKGLPSLPVPPLQQTCERYITALEPIVEVDELKHTKELVEEFQKAGGVGERLQRGLEKRARITENWLSEWWVQVAYLDYRMPVVVHSSPGLVLPRMNFSDKQGQIRFAAKLIAGVLDFKTMIDNETLPVEYLGGKPLCMNQYYEVLSSCRIPGLKRDSVVNHAKSSRPPKHITVVHNFQFFVLDVYNIDGTPLTADQLCVQLERICSSSLQTNMEPVGILTTQHRDSWGKAYVNLMKDKTNKESVSAIQKSIFTLCLDGAMPSVSDEMYRSCAAIQMLHGGGSQWNSGNRWFDKTLQFIIGEDGTCGANYEHAPAEGPPIVALIDHVVEYTRKPEMMQSPMVPLPMPQKLHFNITPEIKQDIEEAKHNMNILAQDLDMRVMVFGHFGKSVPKAHKMSPDAFIQIALQLAYYRMYQRCCATYESASLRMFRLGRTDTIRSASTASATFVKAFDDPSKQNTEKVDLMEKAVKAHRSYTNMAVSGQAIDRHLLGLKMQAGKEKISIPDIFTDTAYAKALHYQLSTSQVPSKTDCVMCFGPVVPNGYGVCYNPMNDHINFAVSSFNTCEKTNAARLAQAVETALLDMRTLLDQTPRAKL, via the exons ATGTGGGGCATTTGCAGCAGAACCGTG GTGAAGGTGGGAATGGCGAAACCCTGTGGCCTAATGAAACCCTGTCACTTGGTGAAGCCTGTATCAGCGACTCGGGTCAGTGGCAGATACCTGACCCACCAGAAGGGACTGCCCAGTCTGCCTGTCCCCCCTCTGCAGCAGACCTGTGAGCGCTACATCACTGCCCTGGAGCCCATCGTGGAGGTGGACGAACTGAAGCACACTAAAGAGCTGGTGGAAGAGTTTCAGAAGGCAGGAGGGGTTGGAGAGAGACTGCAGAGAGGCCTGGAAAAGAGAGCACGCATCACTGAGAACTGG TTGTCAGAGTGGTGGGTGCAGGTTGCTTATTTGGATTACCGGATGCCTGTGGTGGTTCATTCAAGTCCTGGGTTGGTCTTGCCCCGCATGAACTTCAGTGATAAGCAGGGACAAATAAG GTTTGCTGCCAAACTGATAGCGGGTGTTTTGGACTTTAAGACAATGATTGACAA TGAGACACTACCAGTAGAATATCTGGGAGGGAAGCCCCTGTGTATGAATCAGTACTATGAAGTGCTGTCGTCCTGCCGTATCCCTGGTCTGAAGAGAGACTCAGTGGTGAACCACGCCAAGAGCTCCAGGCCCCCCAAACACATCACTGTAGTACACAACTTTCAG TTCTTTGTGTTGGACGTGTATAACATTGATGGGACTCCACTGACAGCTGATCAGCTCTGTGTTCAGCTGGAgagaatctgcagctcctcacTACAGACCAACATGGAGCCTGTCGGCATCCTCACCACCCAGCATCGTGACTCCTGGGGGAAAGCCTACGTCAACCTCATGAAGG ATAAGACCAACAAAGAATCAGTGTCAGCTATCCAAAAGAGCATCTTCACACTGTGTTTGGATGGAGCGATGCCTTCAGTGTCTGATGAGATGTACCGCAGCTGTGCTGCCATCCAAATGCTGCATGGAGGAGGCAGCCAGTGGAACAGTGGCAACCGCTGGTTTGACAAGACGCTGCAG TTTATCATTGGAGAGGACGGGACATGTGGTGCGAACTACGAGCATGCCCCAGCCGAGGGCCCACCCATAGTGGCCTTGATCGACCATGTAGTAGAATACAC GAGGAAGCCAGAGATGATGCAGTCTCCCATGGTGCCTTTGCCCATGCCCCAAAAACTACACTTCAACATCACACCTGAGATCAAACAAGACATTGAGGAAGCCAAGCACAACATGAACAT ACTGGCCCAAGACCTGGATATGAGGGTCATGGTATTTGGCCACTTTGGGAAAAGTGTTCCAAAGGCCCACAAGATGAGCCCTGATGCTTTCATACAGATAGCGCTACAACTAGCTTACTACAG GATGTACCAGCGCTGCTGTGCCACATATGAAAGTGCCTCCCTGCGTATGTTCAGACTGGGCCGTACAGATACAATCCGATCAGCTTCAACGGCCTCAGCCACCTTTGTCAAGGCCTTTGATGACCCCAGCAAACAG AACACAGAGAAGGTGGATTTAATGGAGAAAGCTGTAAAAGCACACAGGTCATACACTAACATG GCAGTCAGTGGCCAGGCCATAGACAGACACCTTCTGGGCCTCAAGATGCAGGCTGGAAAGGAAAAAATCTCCATACCTGATATCTTCACAGACACAGCCTACGCCAAAGCCTTACACTACCAGCTATCTACAAGTCAG GTACCGTCCAAGACTGACTGCGTCATGTGTTTCGGCCCGGTTGTACCCAACGGATACGGCGTGTGCTACAATCCTATGAACGATCACATAAACTTTGCAGTGTCGTCTTTCAACACCTGTGAAAAAACGAATGCAGCGCGTCTGGCCCAGGCCGTGGAGACTGCACTGCTGGACATGAGGACACTGCTGGATCAAACCCCAAGAGCCAAACTGTGA